The Gordonia iterans DNA window GTCCGCCCGTCCCACAACCTCGCGGTTCGGTCGGCGCTTCCCGAAGCGATCAGGCCGCCGTCCGGACTCCATGCGACGGTGCGAACGTCCCCGGTGTGCCCGTCGAGCTCGGCTTCCTGTTCGCCGGTCACCGCGTTCCAGATGCGAACGGAACCGTCCATTCCCGCCGTGGCTAGCCGGCCGCCCGACGGTTCCCACGCGGCGTACACTACTCGTCCTCGGTGGCCGCGGAGCTCCAGCGGCTGCCGCCCCGAGCCCGGTTCGGTCCAGATCCGGGCCGTGCCGTCGTCGGACGTGGTCGCCAGCTTCGTAGCGTCGGGAGACCACACGACCGCAGTCAGGAAGCCTCGGTGTCCGCGCAGAACGACGGGATCCTCGTCTGGGCGTACGGTCGTCCAGATCCTCGCGGCGCCGTCGGAACCTGTCGCAGCGATTCTGGCCCCGTCCGCGCTGACGTCGACCGTGTACACGGCGCCGCTGCCCGACTCGATCTCGCTCGCCAGCGGCAGGGTCCCTGTGGCGACCAGCCGAGAGCGGTGCACGTCGGACGGTGGCCTTTCGACACGGTCTCGGCTGGCGCCTCGCCCGGCTCAAGGGGCGGCTGGGCTCAGGGGGCGAGCGGGCGCAAGGGGCGTCCTTTCGACGGGCTCAAGGGGCCAGCGGGCTCAAGGGGCGAGCGGGCTCAATGAGTAGGGGAATCGGCGGCTTCGCCGCGGGCCTCCAGTCCGGCCTTCGTCGAGAGGGTGCGGTTGTGCAGGAACAACGACAGCACGAAGCCGACCGCGGCGATGGGCACCAAGTACCAGAAGGAAGGAGCCATCGCGTCGACGTAGGCGTTCACCACCTCCGTGTGCAGCGGTTCGGGGAGGTCGCGGACCACGTCCGGGGTCAACTCGCCGTCGCCCAGACCGGCCGGAAGCTGCGACGGTGGGATCGTCGCCATGACGTCGTGCAGGTTGGTAGCCAGGCGGCTGGTGAACACCGTCCCGAACACCGAGGTGCCGACCGCGGCGCCGATCTCCCGCAGGAAGTTGTTGGTCGACGTCGCCGTACCGACCTCGGACGGGTCCACCGAGTTCTGCACCGCGATGACGATCGTCTGGATCACCAGGCCCATGCCGAAGCCGAGGACGAAGATCATCCCGCCGAACAGGATCATCGACATGCTGCCGGTGATTCGGGTCAGCCAGGCGATGCCGAGCGTAGTGATCGCCATGCCCACGATCGGGAAGATGCGGTACTTGCCGGTCTTGGTGATCAGCAGGCCCGAACCGATCGCGGTCAGCATCACGCCCGCGGTCATCGGCAGCATCAGCAGTCCGGAGTCCGTCGGGCCCACGCCGCGGGCCATCTGCAGGAAGGTCGGCAGAAAGCTCAGGGCCGCGAACATCGTGATGCCCAGGACCAGGGCGACCGAGACCGACACGCTGAACACCGGATCCCGGAACAGCCGCAGCGGTACCAGCGGATCATCGACGTGGGTCTCGACGAAGATGAACAACCCGAACGAGACCACCGTCGCGATCAGCAGGCCCAGCAGCCAGGGATCAGACCAGTCGTACTTCCCGCTGG harbors:
- a CDS encoding MDR family MFS transporter encodes the protein MTDPRPAATADTSDDDDATVHIQKKLVYVIYAALMAAMFLSSLDQSVVSTALPTIVGDLGAVSHEGWIITSYLLAIAIVMPIYGKVGDLIGRRWPFLFAIAVFVLGSLSSALADSFWMLVAARTFQGLGAGGLVILSQAIIADIVSARDRGKYMGPMGAIFGIASVAGPLLGGWFTEGPGWRWCFWLNVPIGLIALVVAFFALKLPTQRPARRFDWFGTLFLAGATAGIVFMTSWPSIVASGKYDWSDPWLLGLLIATVVSFGLFIFVETHVDDPLVPLRLFRDPVFSVSVSVALVLGITMFAALSFLPTFLQMARGVGPTDSGLLMLPMTAGVMLTAIGSGLLITKTGKYRIFPIVGMAITTLGIAWLTRITGSMSMILFGGMIFVLGFGMGLVIQTIVIAVQNSVDPSEVGTATSTNNFLREIGAAVGTSVFGTVFTSRLATNLHDVMATIPPSQLPAGLGDGELTPDVVRDLPEPLHTEVVNAYVDAMAPSFWYLVPIAAVGFVLSLFLHNRTLSTKAGLEARGEAADSPTH